The following are encoded in a window of Vespula pensylvanica isolate Volc-1 chromosome 2, ASM1446617v1, whole genome shotgun sequence genomic DNA:
- the LOC122626983 gene encoding carbohydrate sulfotransferase 11-like isoform X2, translated as MHRSRRRLINQLIKITIVCGLILILFKLNATIKRNEAESVLSSSDLLDQAEKINNERLLTVDKVCKKYRLGIYRDSSKVSFKHPPAPQYSVFYIVRAHNISYCPLYKASSTTWLYNLCLLMNISEKELNNGKEQLSTIARRVIAELEYPEADEALRSTKKLLVIRHPFERLLSAYRDKLENSVAGREHGTLHFYQKYGAMIVRKYHKNFVKPQDDQVIVRKNVPPAAGIEPTWREFVEYLINTNLANYSDDHWIPYYLYCTPCLVKYDIIAKVETLSRDQIYALNKLGLDKRIKPTWKHGSGYTNASSIYFKQLSRKMVERLYEKYRLDFELFDYSAEDYYRYAVALN; from the exons ATGCATCGATCGCGAAGACGTCTTATTAATCAACTAATTAAAATTACCATTGTGTGCGGTTTGatcttgatattatttaaattgaacGCCACAATTAAAAGGAATGAAGCCGAGTCGGTATTAAGTTCATCAGATTTATTG GATCAagcagaaaaaattaataatgaaagattGTTGACCGTTGATAAAGTATGTAAAAAATACAGACTAGGTATTTACAGGGATTCGAGCAAAGTTTCTTTTAAACATCCACCTGCACCTCAATACAGCGTTTTCTATATCGTTAg agCTCATAACATATCATACTGTCCATTATATAAAGCCAGCAGTACAACTtggttatataatttatgtctgttaatgaatatatcggaaaaagaattaaacaaTGGTAAAGAACAATTATCGACTATTGCTAGGAGAGTCATAGCCGAATTAGAATATCCTGAAGCTGACGAG GCATTGAgaagtacaaaaaaattattagtgaTAAGGCATCCATTTGAAAGATTGTTAAGTGCATATCGAGATAAACTGGAAAATTCTGTGGCCGGTCGTGAGCATGGAactcttcatttttatcaaaaatatggAGCCATGATCGTTCGAAAGTATC ATAAGAACTTCGTAAAACCTCAAGACGATCAAgtgatcgtaagaaaaaatgttCCACCAGCAGCAGGAATCGAGCCAACGTGGCGAGAATTCGTTGAGTACTTGATCAACACAAATTTAGCTAACTATAGTGACGATCATTGGATTCCTTATTATCTCTATTGTACACCGTGTCTCGTTAAATACGACATCATCGCCAAG GTGGAAACTTTATCGCGAGATCAAATTTACGCGTTGAACAAACTAGGATTAGACAAAAGGATCAAACCAACTTGGAAACACGGTAGTGGTTATACGAACGCATCTAGCATCTATTTCAAACAATTGAGTCGAAAGATGGTAGAAAGACTTTACGAAAAGTATAGATTGGATTTTGAACTTTTTGATTATTCAGCCgaagattattatcgatacgcCGTAGCTCttaattga
- the LOC122626983 gene encoding carbohydrate sulfotransferase 11-like isoform X4 encodes MNISEKELNNGKEQLSTIARRVIAELEYPEADEALRSTKKLLVIRHPFERLLSAYRDKLENSVAGREHGTLHFYQKYGAMIVRKYRNKNFVKPQDDQVIVRKNVPPAAGIEPTWREFVEYLINTNLANYSDDHWIPYYLYCTPCLVKYDIIAKVETLSRDQIYALNKLGLDKRIKPTWKHGSGYTNASSIYFKQLSRKMVERLYEKYRLDFELFDYSAEDYYRYAVALN; translated from the exons atgaatatatcggaaaaagaattaaacaaTGGTAAAGAACAATTATCGACTATTGCTAGGAGAGTCATAGCCGAATTAGAATATCCTGAAGCTGACGAG GCATTGAgaagtacaaaaaaattattagtgaTAAGGCATCCATTTGAAAGATTGTTAAGTGCATATCGAGATAAACTGGAAAATTCTGTGGCCGGTCGTGAGCATGGAactcttcatttttatcaaaaatatggAGCCATGATCGTTCGAAAGTATCGTA ATAAGAACTTCGTAAAACCTCAAGACGATCAAgtgatcgtaagaaaaaatgttCCACCAGCAGCAGGAATCGAGCCAACGTGGCGAGAATTCGTTGAGTACTTGATCAACACAAATTTAGCTAACTATAGTGACGATCATTGGATTCCTTATTATCTCTATTGTACACCGTGTCTCGTTAAATACGACATCATCGCCAAG GTGGAAACTTTATCGCGAGATCAAATTTACGCGTTGAACAAACTAGGATTAGACAAAAGGATCAAACCAACTTGGAAACACGGTAGTGGTTATACGAACGCATCTAGCATCTATTTCAAACAATTGAGTCGAAAGATGGTAGAAAGACTTTACGAAAAGTATAGATTGGATTTTGAACTTTTTGATTATTCAGCCgaagattattatcgatacgcCGTAGCTCttaattga
- the LOC122626983 gene encoding carbohydrate sulfotransferase 11-like isoform X1, whose protein sequence is MHRSRRRLINQLIKITIVCGLILILFKLNATIKRNEAESVLSSSDLLDQAEKINNERLLTVDKVCKKYRLGIYRDSSKVSFKHPPAPQYSVFYIVRAHNISYCPLYKASSTTWLYNLCLLMNISEKELNNGKEQLSTIARRVIAELEYPEADEALRSTKKLLVIRHPFERLLSAYRDKLENSVAGREHGTLHFYQKYGAMIVRKYRNKNFVKPQDDQVIVRKNVPPAAGIEPTWREFVEYLINTNLANYSDDHWIPYYLYCTPCLVKYDIIAKVETLSRDQIYALNKLGLDKRIKPTWKHGSGYTNASSIYFKQLSRKMVERLYEKYRLDFELFDYSAEDYYRYAVALN, encoded by the exons ATGCATCGATCGCGAAGACGTCTTATTAATCAACTAATTAAAATTACCATTGTGTGCGGTTTGatcttgatattatttaaattgaacGCCACAATTAAAAGGAATGAAGCCGAGTCGGTATTAAGTTCATCAGATTTATTG GATCAagcagaaaaaattaataatgaaagattGTTGACCGTTGATAAAGTATGTAAAAAATACAGACTAGGTATTTACAGGGATTCGAGCAAAGTTTCTTTTAAACATCCACCTGCACCTCAATACAGCGTTTTCTATATCGTTAg agCTCATAACATATCATACTGTCCATTATATAAAGCCAGCAGTACAACTtggttatataatttatgtctgttaatgaatatatcggaaaaagaattaaacaaTGGTAAAGAACAATTATCGACTATTGCTAGGAGAGTCATAGCCGAATTAGAATATCCTGAAGCTGACGAG GCATTGAgaagtacaaaaaaattattagtgaTAAGGCATCCATTTGAAAGATTGTTAAGTGCATATCGAGATAAACTGGAAAATTCTGTGGCCGGTCGTGAGCATGGAactcttcatttttatcaaaaatatggAGCCATGATCGTTCGAAAGTATCGTA ATAAGAACTTCGTAAAACCTCAAGACGATCAAgtgatcgtaagaaaaaatgttCCACCAGCAGCAGGAATCGAGCCAACGTGGCGAGAATTCGTTGAGTACTTGATCAACACAAATTTAGCTAACTATAGTGACGATCATTGGATTCCTTATTATCTCTATTGTACACCGTGTCTCGTTAAATACGACATCATCGCCAAG GTGGAAACTTTATCGCGAGATCAAATTTACGCGTTGAACAAACTAGGATTAGACAAAAGGATCAAACCAACTTGGAAACACGGTAGTGGTTATACGAACGCATCTAGCATCTATTTCAAACAATTGAGTCGAAAGATGGTAGAAAGACTTTACGAAAAGTATAGATTGGATTTTGAACTTTTTGATTATTCAGCCgaagattattatcgatacgcCGTAGCTCttaattga
- the LOC122626978 gene encoding probable serine/threonine-protein kinase tsuA produces MAFSELEERISKIRQQNEEIKRRHEEVEEDKKNAAKLNALVQMVPSTDWPERKEPPEYSNPPKATHKQKSATKEQSEHVQQHHPNDRRKGEGPPPDPKYNFLADAEREEYSVPNQRDNTGNKNHNRSVRGNFKKRGMGREGQQRGRTYHGAHRDEHKPEYEAWRKERNRIDEDRISRQKTAEGNWRREWDNDKAHLVNEISKGEGKVTLGDFTKKDGRYSDGSGYAGHNRGAYHKSYRGSPRNFHNNHDYHHMNSYDQHNHDMSSMPLSVDERTVVATDKSIKVTLNQSNMTKGPVMSVKVNSPSIAGTGRVGPRQRTRVTYSSHSDMDTNTYESGSFSRQKSFEDKTKGNHYNNVQRTPSLRRPQSQKKKENGAKSPFSQRKEFRKEASSANSSKHYENGSQQNFVRKEYKDSQKFHYPPKSSRTSQKNTKISKDDSVSVTNESSIKDEKKVVVKVENDTSIESPKVNIESPNEIKDDESSTVVEKESKSDTDENNDIILKNSECSPCNEETVNEKTEDSCQDVNIISITKQDSVSTSEDEQHMDEEKNEEKNEDNSIVSSQTAQDINNDVKNANDENKEIDNATTNSHSPDNNTSTPDITPDINQDDTKIIELVVQDNVSNANDEKTKESPEENMNQSNNQNDIVATTCEKISEIIVETRSETLPVTDTSVMAVEENDVTHCNNEVPVESINNINDKNTIESSEDTLPICIDKVSSAPADIIKKDNNETFEEAIEKKELQSKIVESVAEDKPIESEITQANPEN; encoded by the exons ATGGCATTTAGCGAGCTAGAAGAAAGAATTAGTAAGATCAGACaacaaaacgaagaaattaaaagaagacaCGAA GAAgtagaggaagataaaaagaatgctGCTAAACTAAATGCTTTGGTACAAATGGTACCGTCAACGGATTGGCCAGAAAGGAAAGAGCCACCTGAATATTCAAATCCGCCTAAAGCTACTCACAAACAAAAATCTGCTACGAAGGAACAATCGGAACATGTTCAACAGCATCATCCTAATGACAGAAGAAAA GGCGAAGGACCACCACCAGACCCTAAATATAATTTCCTCGCTGATgccgaaagagaagaatatagCGTACCGAATCAGAGAGACAATACTGGAAATAAGAATCATAATAGATCGGTACGgggtaattttaaaaaaagaggaatggGAAGAGAAGGACAACAAAGG GGTAGAACATATCACGGAGCTCATAGAGACGAACACAAACCGGAGTACGAAGCTtggcgaaaagaaagaaaccgcATCGATGAAGATCGTATCAGTAGACAAAAAACTGCAGAAGGCAACTGGCGCAGAGAATGGGATAATGATAAA GCTCATTTAGtgaatgaaatatcaaaaggGGAAGGAAAAGTTACTTTAGgagattttacaaaaaaagatgGGAGATATTCGGACg gCAGTGGGTATGCAGGGCATAATCGTGGTGCTTATCATAAATCCTATCGAGGATCTCCTAGAAATTTCCATAATAATCATGATTATCATCATATGAATTCGTATGATCAACATAATCATGATATGTCTTCCATGCCTCTTTCCGTGGACGAACGAACCGTTGTTGCGACAGATAAAAGCATCAAGGTAACATTAAACCAAAGCAATATGACGAAGGGTCCTGTTATGAGCGTCAAAG TCAATTCACCAAGCATAGCTGGTACAGGAAGAGTTGGTCCACGACAAAGAACTCGTGTTACATATAGTAGTCATTCTGACATGGATACAAATACGTACGAAAGTGGATCATTCTCGCGACAAAAATCATTCGAAGATAAAACTAAAGGAAATCATTACAACAACGTGCAAAGGACTCCTAGCTTGAGAAGGCCTCAatcgcaaaaaaagaaagagaatggtgCTAAATCTCCGTTTTCGCAACGAAAGGAATTTAGAAAGGAAGCTTCATCTGCGAATTCATCTAAACATTACGAAAATGGATCACAACAAAATTTTGTACGAAAAGAATACAAGGATTCACAAAAGTTTCATTATCCACCGAAATCATCGAGAACGTCgcagaaaaatacgaaaatatcgaaagacgATTCGGTTAGTGTGACAAACGAGAGCTCGAtcaaagatgagaaaaaggtggtagtaaaagtagaaaacgATACTTCGATCGAGTCGCCAAAAGTAAATATAGAATCtccaaacgaaataaaagatgacGAAAGCTCAACTGTCGTCGAGAAAGAATCGAAGAGTGATActgatgaaaataatgatattattttgaaaaattctgaATGTTCACCTTGTAACGAAGAAACGGTGAATGAAAAAACCGAAGACTCGTGTCAAGACGTAAACATCATTTCTATTACTAAACAAGATAGCGTTAGTACTTCCGAAGACGAACAACACatggacgaagaaaagaacgaagaaaagaacgaagataaTTCAATCGTTTCGTCACAGACGGCgcaagatattaataatgatgtgaaaaatgcaaatgatgaaaataaagaaattgataacGCGACTACAAATAGTCACAGTCCTGACAATAACACGAGTACTCCTGATATCACTCCTGATATCAATCAAGATGATacgaaaattattgaattggTCGTTCAAGATAACGTGTCTAACGCGAATgatgaaaaaacgaaagaatcgcCCGAGGAAAATATGAATCAGAGTAATAACCAAAATGATATTGTTGCAACGACTTGTGAAAAAATATCTGAGATTATTGTAGAAACTCGTTCTGAAACATTGCCTGTTACTGACACATCTGTGATGGCTGTCGAGGAGAATGATGTCACACATTGTAATAATGAAGTTCCAGTtgaatctataaataatataaatgataaaaatactatTGAAAGTTCTGAAGACACATTGCCAATATGCATTGATAAGGTATCGTCCGCTCCAGCtgacataataaaaaaagataacaatgaGACATTTGAGGaagcaatagaaaaaaaagaattgcaaAGTAAAATCGTCGAGTCAGTTGCGGAGGATAAACCCATTGAAAGTGAAATTACGCAAGCTAATCctgaaaattaa
- the LOC122627243 gene encoding LOW QUALITY PROTEIN: cilia- and flagella-associated protein 70 (The sequence of the model RefSeq protein was modified relative to this genomic sequence to represent the inferred CDS: deleted 2 bases in 1 codon), giving the protein MNTPNDESINYNLISEEEITDERIIELTIITIENIIRNEDTNVIISVEHNSNILGESNPIKIEAGIKEPPPVYDVNFSIQIPVFISDRNAIDRLVSTPFLSKIFCVLSYFSIIMLNIFFFFFSFLFMFQFIVTVSSVNKDENATPTVVDTARTKKSRIPSKKDFKLKIIGLCNVDLMPILLGENLFMEKLILETAQFTFDGNAVSWPNLPCLTVKIKQEQKPFFPSDLEFNFLNITIESIFNPLSSFTDNMDYKAGTFLYGEQEDPEAIIHGDGKLIHDRDIEKSKCWTSLSHLNSRARLSKYKLACNYNDVKNTLAEELKLQNIVEKDVPRIQWNTMSRHILQNDDIKKLQRQIFKIYIYIYLYRYKYWPFQFMVTETQNNKVKVKFGEMSKIYQCYVDLSELLFPGQRKTRIASQLHTFNATDLMEHTGFEKNIFLIDTEMKEPKEKDKRGKASTKNTSVITEIEILASEPVVTENNEPVFVIIEIEIYRPLVACRLAKDFSNLIHQLTTPTDKKPYYPYSADLTEDQYTKCIETLMKTMTESYRDELTCFIQYLYKTGTYLSMYNALKTKVILLLDHKFKLPSYTLNFYEEQVSILIFFKIHAYNRFKIGRYTIVNAYTYLVELMHTIVNKTIEVNFWSDSRSIVSDLKRFYFYADEAYELGYIEEARKYYTTIIDKEKNDPTTWTNYAVFLLTIGDIERAEECCQEAIILNNRHKIALLVYAAILMEKRLFREAEIFFRSITDFYPLFAEGWTILHLFYIRIEYYPGIDIAIRIAKECMEDKNRDTEIDDREPLAWSMIHCPQDNIYMITTTLLLKFHLYDLAGIALAQEMSLTGRSTYLLYYMAVQHYLLHRHDDALSHLKEARCQYGMDYSIGCLMGHCYFQEGDFEEAVKCYEFANMLFNRPDNIYLLQLRVGLCYENKKEYKKAKKVFLNACQTSPTSQSWLHVGISFYELNQLKEAEVALIEANKIDNCNVDVWGYLCLLNLSLNRYEEFAQCYRQAIKYNLKNEKLLNAIKESMERLNYEVEILQVA; this is encoded by the exons ATGAATACG cCAAACGACGAATCGATAAATTACAATTTGATCTCAGAAGAAGAGATTACCGATGAAAGAATCATCGAATTAACTATAATtactatagaaaatatt ATAAGAAACGAAGATACAAATGTGATCATATCTGTGGAacataattcaaatatattggGAGAAAGTAATCCGATCAAAATCGAAGCTGGTATCAAAGAACCACCACCTGTATACGatgttaatttttctattcaaatTCCAGTATTTATTTCCGATCGAAATGCCATTGATCGTCTAGTTTCGACTCcatttttaagtaaaattttttgcgttctttcttacttttcgattattatgttaaatatatttttttttttcttttcctttctt tttatgtttcaattTATAGTTACAGTATCAAGCGTCAACAAAGACGAAAATGCTACACCTACTGTTGTGGATACTGCGAGGACAAAAAAATCGCGAATTCCTTCTAAAAaggattttaaattaaaaattattggatTGTGCAATGTCGACCTCATGCCAATTTTATTAG gagagaatttatttatggaaaaattaattttagaaaCAGCACAATTTACATTCGATGGAAATGCTGTGTCGTGGCCTAATCTTCCATGTTTAACGGTCAAAATTAAACAAGAGCAAAAAccattttttccttctgatttagaatttaattttctaaacatTACCatagaaagtatttttaatccATTATCTTCGTTCACTGATAATATGGATTACAAAGCTGGTACTTTTCTTTATGGTGAACAAGAA gaTCCAGAAGCGATAATACACGGTGATGGCAAATTGATCCATGAtcgagatatagaaaaaagtaaatgttgGACATCTTTGTCACATCTAAACAGTCGCGCTAGATTGTCGAAATATAAACTAGCTTGTAATTACAACGATGTAAAGAACACACTCGCAGAGGAATTAAAATTGCAG aaTATAGTGGAAAAAGATGTACCGAGAATACAATGGAACACTATGAGTCGTCACATACTACAAAACGATGACATTAAAAAATTGCAACGTCAAATTTTCAA aatatatatatatatatatttatatagatataaatattggcCATTTCAATTTATGGTAACAGAAACGCAGAATAATAAAGTCAAAGTAAAATTTGGAGAAATGTCTAAGATTTATCAATGTTACGTTGATTTAAGCGAACTGTTATTTCCTGGAC aaagaaaaactcgaaTTGCATCGCAATTACATACCTTTAATGCAACTGATCTTATGGAACATACAGgatttgagaaaaatatttttttaatagatactgaaatgaaagaacccaaagaaaaagataaacgtgGGAAAGCTTCGACGAAA aatacATCGGTAAtaacagaaatagaaatactTGCGAGTGAACCAGTAGTCACGGAAAACAATGAACCAGTATTTGTAATAATCGAGATCGAAATTTATCGTCCACTTGTTGCTTGTCGACTAGctaaagatttttctaattt GATCCATCAATTGACAACACCAACAGATAAAAAACCATATTATCCATATTCCGCAGATTTGACAGAGGATCAATATACGAAATGCATCGAAACGTTAATGAAAACTATGACAGAAAGTTATAGA gacgAATTAACATGTTTCATTCAGTACTTGTACAAAACCGGGACTTATTTGTCTATGTATAACGCATTAAAGACAAAGGTTATCTTACTTTTAGATCACAAATTTAAATTACCATCGTATACTTTAAATTTCTACGAAGAACAggtatcaatattaatttttttcaaaatccaTGCTTATAATCGATTTAAGATCGGACGATATACA atagTGAACGCGTATACTTATTTGGTCGAACTTATGCACACGATCGTTAACAAAACTATTGAAGTAAATTTCTGGAGTGATTCAAGGTCGATCGTATCTGATTTaaagagattttatttctatgcCGATGAAGCTTATGAATTAGGTTACATCGAAGAAGCAAGGAAATATTATACTACC attatcgataaagaaaaaaatgaccCTACTACGTGGACCAATTACgcagtatttttattaacgataggGGATATAGAACGTGCTGAGGAATGTTGTCAAGAAgcgattattttaaataatcgtcACAAAATCGC gttATTAGTCTACGCGGcaattttaatggaaaaaagacTCTTTCGAGAAGCTGAAATTTTTTTCCGAAGTATTACCGATTTTTATCCACTATTTGCCGAAGGATGGACGATcttgcatttattttatattcgtatcgAATATTATCCAG GAATAGACATTGCGATTCGGATAGCCAAGGAATGCATGGAAGACAAGAATCGAGATACAGAGATCGATGATCGAGAACCTCTTGCGTGGTCGATGATCCATTGTCCacaagataatatatacatgataaCAACGACCTTGTTACTTAAATTTCATCTCTACGAT CTGGCTGGTATAGCACTGGCACAAGAAATGTCACTGACAGGTAGATcaacgtatttattatattatatggcAGTGCAACATTATCTCTTACACAGACACGACGATGCTTTATCTCATTTGAAGGAAGCCCGATGTCAATACGGAATG GATTACTCGATAGGTTGTTTGATGGGACATTGTTATTTCCAAGAAGGTGATTTCGAAGAAGCCGTAAAATGTTATGAATTTGCTAATATGCTCTTTAACAGACcagataatatttatcttttgcaATTAAG GGTAGGACTAtgttacgaaaataaaaaggaatacaaaaaggcaaagaaagtatttttaaacgCCTGCCAGACTTCACCGACGAGTCAAAGCTGGCTTCATGTTggaatttcattttatgaa CTGAATCAATTAAAGGAAGCTGAAGTAGCTTTGATAGAAGCGAACAAGATCGATAATTGCAATGTAGATGTTTGGGGATATTTGTGCTTATTGAATCTTTCTCTTAACCGATACGAAGAATTTGCTCAATGTTACAGACAGGCTATCAAG TATAAtctcaaaaatgaaaaattattgaatgcGATAAAAGAATCCATGGAACGGTTGAATTATGAAGTAGAAATTTTACAAGTCGCATGA